A window from uncultured Fibrobacter sp. encodes these proteins:
- a CDS encoding type II secretion system protein GspD, translating to MPLRAAVLDFVDTPIAEVMRTVSLAYGTPILVDDSLDSKVTFHLEGVGLMEGLTALCSAHGLEIVEDGSVYHVRRAVSHGEHEFRVQDSLISLSVKEKDVYEFVREFSLNSGLNILADPGLMGKVSGNLHSLSAEAAFRAIMGAHGFRVWREGECLRVGEARKRLISSEDRPEEPAADIHLERDGELYSAEISDGNLLQVLNELAELSHLNLAVYGDIHDNVRLRLTRVSLESLVESLFRDKRYSYALQDSTLFVSEGGARNALSMARLYPLRHIHSEKALAYLGKISSGSNFGVTEIKEQNALLLVGSRSEIQSAEDLLKLIDIPALQVTLSCIVVEFKKGHGFEIGLHSGSSRKTQERDIGARGYLDFMDKDFSVAGAFGKIGLLPDRFEMELASMEENNYAEILARPRLTTLNGNKSELNVTNTVYYLVSQVSADGYPITDYRSFNDGISLELTPSVTQEGRITLEVSPEIKTAGRSSGDGPRDISTRNLKTVVVLENGETLCLGGLIRKSKSEVRSAVPFLGSIPLLGRLFCYTSEEEEENELAIFITPHIERGGVSDERP from the coding sequence ATGCCCTTGCGGGCGGCCGTTCTCGATTTTGTAGACACGCCTATTGCCGAGGTGATGCGTACGGTTTCGCTAGCCTATGGAACGCCCATTCTGGTAGACGATTCGCTTGATTCCAAGGTGACGTTTCATCTGGAAGGAGTGGGGCTGATGGAAGGGCTTACGGCGCTTTGTTCGGCGCATGGGCTTGAAATCGTTGAGGATGGCTCCGTGTATCATGTGCGGCGCGCCGTTTCCCATGGCGAACATGAATTCAGGGTGCAGGATTCCTTGATTTCTTTGTCGGTCAAGGAAAAAGACGTCTATGAATTTGTTCGAGAATTTTCGCTGAATTCCGGATTGAACATCCTTGCTGATCCTGGGCTTATGGGAAAAGTGAGTGGAAACCTGCATTCCCTGTCGGCAGAGGCCGCTTTTCGCGCGATCATGGGGGCGCATGGCTTTCGCGTATGGCGCGAGGGGGAATGTCTTCGCGTGGGCGAGGCGCGTAAACGGCTTATTTCAAGCGAGGACCGTCCCGAAGAACCCGCTGCCGATATTCACCTGGAACGTGATGGGGAACTTTATTCGGCCGAAATTAGCGACGGAAACCTGTTGCAAGTGTTGAACGAACTCGCGGAATTGTCGCACTTGAATTTGGCCGTCTATGGCGACATTCATGATAACGTAAGGCTCCGCTTGACGCGCGTTTCGCTGGAATCCTTGGTGGAGTCGCTTTTTAGGGACAAGCGCTACAGCTACGCCCTGCAGGATTCGACGCTTTTCGTGTCGGAAGGGGGCGCTCGAAACGCTCTTTCGATGGCTCGCCTTTACCCGTTGCGTCATATCCATTCCGAAAAAGCCTTGGCCTATTTGGGGAAGATTTCTTCTGGTTCCAATTTTGGAGTGACCGAAATCAAGGAACAGAATGCTCTCCTTTTGGTGGGCTCTAGGTCGGAAATACAGTCGGCAGAGGATCTGTTGAAACTGATCGATATTCCGGCGCTGCAGGTGACGCTTTCTTGCATTGTGGTGGAATTCAAGAAGGGGCACGGTTTTGAAATCGGACTGCATAGCGGTTCTTCGCGAAAAACGCAGGAGCGCGATATCGGAGCTCGAGGCTATCTCGATTTTATGGACAAGGATTTTTCTGTGGCGGGGGCGTTCGGAAAAATTGGGCTTTTGCCGGACCGCTTTGAAATGGAACTTGCCTCTATGGAAGAAAACAACTACGCAGAAATTTTGGCGCGTCCGAGGCTTACGACGCTCAATGGAAACAAGTCGGAACTCAATGTGACGAATACGGTCTATTACCTGGTGAGCCAAGTTTCGGCCGATGGGTATCCGATTACGGATTACCGCTCGTTTAATGACGGAATTTCGCTGGAACTGACTCCGTCGGTAACGCAGGAGGGGCGCATTACGCTAGAGGTTTCGCCCGAAATCAAGACGGCGGGGCGTAGCTCCGGCGATGGCCCGCGCGATATCAGCACTAGGAATCTGAAAACGGTGGTGGTCCTGGAAAACGGGGAAACCCTCTGCCTAGGAGGGCTTATCCGCAAGAGTAAATCCGAGGTGCGTTCGGCGGTTCCATTTTTAGGGAGCATCCCTTTATTGGGGAGGCTTTTCTGCTATACATCCGAAGAGGAAGAAGAAAACGAACTGGCCATCTTTATTACGCCCCATATCGAGCGTGGTGGAGTTTCCGATGAGCGTCCGTAA
- a CDS encoding type II secretion system protein J, translating to MKNDEKKGFTLMEVCVSLAILAVGVTALGRFLDGFNLLRSVERNQVRTLQAVAQSVESLVAEPPECRDTSFVLNGTDVALRAVPGIKPLAWVLVSAEAVHTVQLRRLVRCRKN from the coding sequence ATGAAAAATGATGAAAAAAAAGGTTTCACCTTGATGGAAGTATGTGTGTCGCTCGCCATACTTGCCGTAGGTGTGACTGCTTTGGGGCGGTTCCTGGACGGGTTCAATCTGCTGCGGAGTGTTGAACGCAATCAGGTCCGAACGCTACAAGCCGTGGCTCAGTCGGTGGAATCGCTCGTTGCGGAACCTCCTGAATGCCGGGATACTTCTTTTGTCTTAAATGGAACGGATGTTGCCCTAAGAGCTGTTCCTGGGATTAAACCGCTAGCCTGGGTTTTAGTTTCCGCCGAGGCTGTCCACACGGTCCAACTAAGGAGGCTTGTCCGGTGTCGAAAGAACTGA
- a CDS encoding 50S ribosomal protein L25: protein MELTKLAATSRVLGKSRDCARLRKEGKIPAVYYGKGQESVNISVSAIDVRKVLAPGKRYTLLDLEIDGKAGNAAVIYNYQKNPLTQEIEHIDFLKIEESSKVKVRVPVKLSGLPVGVKTQGGTFAQQNRYIQLAAEPAKIPAVLEMDISDFPAPTTFYAKDLKLADGIELACQPRTVIFTITAKSGKKADDSAAADAAAEAK, encoded by the coding sequence ATGGAACTCACAAAACTCGCAGCAACCTCGAGAGTGTTAGGCAAGAGCCGCGATTGCGCTCGTCTCCGCAAGGAAGGCAAGATTCCGGCCGTCTATTATGGTAAGGGTCAGGAGTCTGTGAATATCAGCGTTAGCGCTATCGATGTTCGCAAGGTCCTCGCCCCGGGTAAGCGTTACACGCTTCTCGACCTGGAAATTGATGGCAAGGCCGGCAACGCTGCCGTAATTTACAACTACCAGAAGAACCCCCTGACCCAGGAAATCGAACACATCGACTTTCTCAAGATCGAAGAATCTTCCAAGGTCAAGGTTCGCGTTCCGGTCAAGCTCTCCGGTCTTCCGGTTGGCGTTAAGACTCAGGGCGGTACCTTTGCTCAGCAGAACCGCTACATCCAGCTCGCCGCTGAACCGGCCAAGATTCCGGCTGTCCTCGAAATGGACATCTCCGACTTCCCGGCTCCGACGACCTTCTATGCCAAGGACCTCAAGCTCGCCGACGGTATCGAACTTGCTTGCCAGCCGCGCACCGTGATCTTCACGATCACTGCCAAGAGCGGTAAGAAGGCTGACGATTCCGCTGCCGCTGATGCAGCTGCCGAAGCCAAGTAA
- the ispE gene encoding 4-(cytidine 5'-diphospho)-2-C-methyl-D-erythritol kinase, whose amino-acid sequence MKEYAPAKVNLFLDVIRKREDGYHDLGTLFQTIDAGDTVSAEIREDGRITLCYNEPQNYPLESDLVYKAAKLLQQESGTTHGADIYLKKIMPLGAGLGGGSADAAATLRLLNQLWKLKFKFEKLEEIGARLGADVPFLVRGGTAMAEGIGEKLTFVKPLQLSGEQYLLVATPLDSVPTKDAYAGVPKSGPDRWETYKAKCMRTGKAASIDFALANTFNAFEESVFPKHPLVEEMKNEFKRLGAKSVLMSGSGASVFGVFETRAQAKEAAEELKPISRYQVVTRFFEGF is encoded by the coding sequence ATGAAAGAATACGCTCCTGCTAAGGTTAATTTATTCTTAGATGTCATCCGCAAGCGTGAAGACGGATATCATGACTTGGGCACGCTGTTTCAGACTATCGATGCCGGCGACACGGTAAGCGCCGAAATTCGTGAAGACGGTCGCATCACTCTTTGCTACAATGAACCGCAGAACTACCCGCTGGAGTCCGACCTGGTTTACAAGGCAGCAAAGCTGTTGCAACAGGAATCGGGGACAACTCATGGGGCCGATATCTACCTTAAAAAGATAATGCCGCTGGGTGCCGGTCTTGGCGGCGGTTCTGCCGATGCGGCTGCGACGCTGCGCTTGCTGAACCAGCTGTGGAAGCTCAAGTTCAAGTTTGAAAAGCTCGAAGAAATCGGGGCCCGCCTCGGTGCCGATGTGCCGTTCCTGGTACGGGGCGGTACGGCCATGGCCGAAGGCATTGGCGAAAAGCTCACTTTTGTAAAGCCTTTGCAGTTGAGTGGCGAACAGTATCTGCTGGTGGCGACTCCGCTTGATTCTGTTCCGACGAAGGATGCCTACGCTGGCGTTCCTAAATCTGGTCCGGACCGTTGGGAAACTTACAAGGCGAAGTGCATGCGCACGGGCAAGGCCGCATCGATCGACTTTGCTCTTGCCAATACTTTCAATGCGTTTGAAGAATCGGTTTTCCCGAAGCACCCGCTTGTCGAAGAGATGAAAAACGAGTTCAAGCGCCTGGGGGCGAAGTCCGTCCTGATGTCGGGGTCGGGAGCATCTGTTTTTGGCGTCTTCGAAACACGCGCGCAGGCGAAAGAGGCTGCCGAAGAACTGAAACCTATCTCCAGGTATCAGGTGGTAACCCGCTTTTTCGAGGGTTTTTAG
- a CDS encoding PilW family protein: MSKELKQGAGFTLIELLVAVVAASMVSLAALQLYGAYHRLYLHLYGDYQKETAASLEALRRINPYVSGTRRER, encoded by the coding sequence GTGTCGAAAGAACTGAAACAGGGTGCTGGCTTTACGCTGATTGAACTTTTGGTCGCTGTCGTTGCCGCGTCTATGGTTTCCTTGGCGGCCCTTCAGCTCTATGGTGCCTACCACAGGCTCTATTTGCATCTTTACGGTGATTACCAAAAAGAAACCGCCGCAAGCCTCGAGGCGCTGCGGCGGATAAATCCTTATGTTTCAGGAACTCGTCGAGAGCGTTAG
- a CDS encoding glycosyltransferase: MAISTILLDIMFVVYVIAGIGLVIYGFSCYYSIYLFLKNSRTTRLSDRKHILQFYREHSMDDLPQVTTQLPVFNEANCVERLLEAVCAIDYPKNKHEIQVLDDSTDECYEVAKKKVAELAAKGYDIKLIHRTNRSEFKAGALKEAMQVAKGEFLAIFDADFVPEKDFLLKTIPYLVMDEKIGLVQGRWGHLNRTESGLTLAQSIGIDGHFVVEQSARSWGKLFMNFNGTAGVWRKQAIYGGGGWEGDTLTEDMDLSYRSQLAGWKMKFVFDVIVPAELPNDINAFKAQQFRWAKGSIQTAIKILPRVLKAKVPLRVKIGAILHTTHYSIHPCMLFTALCAWPLLAFFEPVAHLPTWAYTVGFSFIFLAAIAPSVLYFVAQRCSGYTGWKIRLLSLPILMALGVGIAVSNSRAVFSAVIGAKGSFVRTPKSGGSKKKAKSHYAQKFPWQAVVELGVGVYCIFGLLEYIGAQKFIIGPFLALYSVGFLSVSVLSFMHYIGNLIEMHKARAAEKAVEKQD; the protein is encoded by the coding sequence ATGGCAATCAGTACAATCCTACTCGACATCATGTTCGTCGTCTACGTCATCGCGGGCATCGGACTTGTCATCTACGGTTTCAGCTGTTACTATAGCATCTACTTATTCTTAAAGAATAGCCGCACCACGCGGCTTTCCGACCGCAAGCACATCCTGCAGTTCTACCGCGAACACTCGATGGACGACCTGCCGCAGGTGACCACCCAACTCCCCGTCTTTAACGAAGCGAACTGTGTCGAACGCCTGCTCGAAGCTGTTTGCGCCATCGACTACCCCAAGAACAAGCACGAAATTCAGGTTCTGGACGACTCCACCGACGAATGTTACGAAGTTGCGAAGAAAAAGGTCGCCGAACTTGCCGCCAAGGGTTACGACATCAAGCTTATTCACCGCACGAACCGTTCCGAATTCAAGGCCGGCGCCCTTAAGGAAGCCATGCAGGTCGCCAAGGGTGAATTCCTCGCCATTTTCGATGCCGACTTCGTCCCCGAGAAGGACTTCCTCCTCAAGACCATCCCCTACCTGGTAATGGACGAAAAGATTGGCCTGGTCCAGGGCCGCTGGGGCCACCTGAACCGCACCGAGTCCGGTTTGACACTCGCCCAGTCCATCGGTATCGATGGACACTTCGTGGTGGAACAGTCCGCCCGTAGCTGGGGCAAGCTCTTCATGAACTTCAACGGTACTGCAGGCGTGTGGCGCAAGCAGGCCATCTATGGTGGTGGCGGCTGGGAAGGCGACACCCTGACCGAAGACATGGACCTTTCTTACCGTAGCCAACTCGCCGGTTGGAAGATGAAGTTCGTGTTCGACGTGATCGTTCCGGCCGAGCTCCCCAACGACATCAACGCCTTCAAGGCACAGCAGTTCCGCTGGGCAAAGGGTTCCATCCAGACCGCCATCAAGATTTTGCCGCGCGTACTCAAGGCCAAGGTTCCTCTCCGTGTAAAGATCGGCGCCATCCTCCACACGACGCACTACTCGATCCACCCTTGCATGTTGTTTACCGCCCTCTGTGCTTGGCCGCTGCTCGCCTTCTTTGAACCGGTCGCACACCTGCCGACCTGGGCCTACACCGTCGGTTTCAGCTTTATCTTCCTCGCCGCGATCGCACCTTCTGTTCTTTACTTTGTGGCACAGCGCTGCTCCGGCTACACCGGTTGGAAGATCCGCCTGCTGTCCCTCCCCATCCTCATGGCTTTGGGTGTAGGCATTGCAGTGAGCAACTCCCGCGCCGTGTTCTCTGCCGTGATCGGTGCCAAGGGCAGCTTTGTCCGCACCCCGAAGAGCGGCGGATCCAAGAAGAAGGCCAAGAGCCACTACGCCCAGAAGTTCCCGTGGCAGGCTGTTGTCGAACTGGGTGTCGGCGTCTACTGCATCTTCGGTCTTCTGGAATACATCGGTGCGCAGAAGTTCATTATCGGACCGTTCCTCGCCCTCTATTCCGTTGGCTTCCTCTCGGTGAGCGTGCTGAGCTTTATGCACTACATCGGCAACCTCATCGAAATGCACAAGGCCCGCGCCGCAGAAAAGGCCGTCGAAAAGCAGGACTAA
- a CDS encoding PP2C family protein-serine/threonine phosphatase, translating into MKCTNAGHNAVCFAKKDGNFEFLKQRHGTFLAGFDFTQYKETEIQFESGDCLFLYTDGLPEAHNAFAELYGEKRLLDKLNSIEPRGGEKFLRKITDDVKAFSIGTDPFDDLTMMVIKVN; encoded by the coding sequence CTGAAGTGTACCAATGCGGGGCACAATGCCGTATGCTTTGCCAAAAAAGACGGCAACTTCGAGTTCTTGAAACAACGTCATGGAACATTTCTTGCTGGGTTCGACTTTACGCAATATAAAGAAACTGAAATTCAGTTTGAAAGTGGGGATTGCCTGTTCCTCTATACCGATGGCCTTCCTGAAGCTCACAATGCTTTTGCTGAGCTTTATGGTGAAAAAAGGCTGTTGGATAAATTGAATTCTATCGAACCTCGTGGAGGTGAAAAATTCCTGAGGAAAATCACGGATGACGTGAAAGCCTTTTCAATAGGAACAGATCCCTTTGATGACCTTACAATGATGGTTATCAAGGTGAACTAG